In one window of Cololabis saira isolate AMF1-May2022 chromosome 23, fColSai1.1, whole genome shotgun sequence DNA:
- the LOC133423884 gene encoding solute carrier organic anion transporter family member 1C1-like produces the protein MSVESKKPREPCCSKLKLFLVSLAFVYFAKAFCGAYLKSSITQIERRFDIPSSLIGVIDGSFEMGNLLVITFVSYFGAKLHRPRLIGIGCLVMAVGSFLIALPHFLQGLYKYETSMSHNTQANSTENILPCLSNHTMIEDDAPSDVARKACEKAAGSSMWIYVFLGNMLRGIGETPIMPLGVSYLDDFSREENTPFYLACIHTIGILGPMVGFMLGSFLTKLYVDIGFVDLETITITHKDSRWVGAWWLGFIATGTVILLSSIPFFFLPKSLPKQGEEESTGKSTELATVAEQENFLAEETRDQEDKPIEFQEMVKDFIPSLKRLFKNRIYTLMILTYLVAVNGFIGMITFKPKFMEQIYGQSPSKAIFLIGISNLPAVALGIITGGFILKRFKLGIVGAARVSMIASLGSFSMLGIQIFLHCDNAEVAGLTSTYQGTVQVSYNQQTLLSQCNMGCSCSVKHWDPVCAYNGMTYASPCLAGCLSSSGKGKSMVFNNCSCVGETVTPAMNMSAVLGQCPRKSECDSKFKIYMALSVIGSFISACGGTPGYIVLLRSIQPDLKALALGVQTLIVRTLGGIPPPIYFGALIDRTCLKWGTKQCGGRGACRLYDANKFRFTFLGLITGLYFLSNSLWGVLYATIVKKQKKLALKNQAKDNAQEGNGVSNGHANISISKDKEDTNKESTI, from the exons ATGAGTGTAGAGTCCAAAAAGCCACGTGAGCCATGTTGCTCCAAGCTCAAG CTTTTCCTGGTCTCTCTGGCATTTGTGTACTTTGCCAAAGCTTTTTGTGGCGCCTACTTGAAGAGCTCCATCACCCAGATTGAGAGGCGCTTCGATATCCCCAGCTCCCTCATCGGGGTGATCGATGGCAGCTTCGAAATGG GCAACCTGCTGGTAATCACCTTTGTGAGCTACTTTGGTGCTAAGCTCCATCGCCCGAGGCTGATTGGGATCGGCTGTTTGGTCATGGCCGTTGGATCTTTCCTTATAGCCTTGCCTCACTTCCTCCAGGGACT GTATAAATATGAAACGAGCATGTCTCACAATACTCAGGCCAACAGCACTGAAAACATCCTGCCCTGCCTCTCCAACCACACCATGATTGAAGATGATGCGCCATCTGATGTAGCCAGAAAAG CTTGTGAGAAGGCAGCCGGCTCATCCATGTGGATTTACGTATTCTTGGGAAACATGTTGCGTGGAATTGGAGAGACTCCCATCATGCCCCTGGGGGTGTCGTATCTGGATGACTTCTCAAGAGAGGAAAACACGCCCTTCTATTTgg CCTGTATCCACACGATAGGAATCTTGGGACCAATGGTGGGGTTCATGCTGGGGTCCTTCCTAACCAAGCTCTACGTGGACATTGGATTTGTGGATTTAG agaccatcaccatcacccacAAGGACTCTCGCTGGGTGGGAGCCTGGTGGCTGGGCTTCATCGCCACCGGAACGGTGATTCTGCTGTCCAGCATCCCCTTCTTTTTCCTGCCCAAGTCTTTGCCCAAGCAGGGGGAAGAGGAGAGCACGGGTAAAAGCACAGAGCTGGCCACCGTGGCCGAGCAGGAGAATTTCCTGGCGGAGGAGACCCGGGATCAGGAAGACAAGCCCATCGAATTCCAGGAGATGGTCAAAG ATTTCATCCCATCCCTGAAGAGGCTCTTCAAGAACAGAATCTACACGCTGATGATCCTCACCTACCTAGTGGCCGTCAACGGCTTCATTGGCATGATCACCTTCAAGCCAAAGTTCATGGAGCAAATCTACGGCCAGTCACCATCCAAGGCCATTTTCCTCATAG GTATTTCCAACCTGCCTGCGGTAGCTTTGGGCATCATCACCGGAGGTTTCATTCTAAAACGTTTCAAGCTGGGTATTGTTGGAGCAGCCAGGGTGTCCATGATTGCGTCTCTTGGGTCCTTTTCCATGCTTGGCATCCAGATTTTCCTGCACTGTGACAATGCAGAGGTGGCTGGTCTCACGTCTACGTATCAGGG GACTGTACAAGTGTCCTACAACCAGCAGACCTTGCTGTCCCAGTGCAACATGGGCTGCTCCTGTTCTGTGAAGCACTGGGACCCAGTTTGTGCCTACAATGGTATGACGTACGCATCGCCCTGCCTGGCTGGCTGCCTGTCCTCCTCCGGCAAAGGCAAATCAATG GTTTTTAATAATTGTTCTTGTGTCGGGGAGACGGTGACTCCAGCCATGAACATGTCAGCAGTCTTGGGCCAGTGCCCCAGGAAGAGCGAGTGTGACAGCAAATTTAAAATCTACATGGCCTTGTCTGTGATAGGCTCCTTCATTTCTGCTTGTGGGGGCACACCAGGATATATCGTCCTGCTCAG GTCCATCCAACCAGATCTGAAGGCTCTGGCTTTGGGAGTTCAGACTCTCATCGTAAGGACGCTGG GTGGGATCCCTCCCCCGATATATTTCGGAGCTCTGATCGACCGGACCTGTTTGAAGTGGGGGACGAAGCAGTGTGGTGGCCGAGGAGCATGTCGACTCTATGACGCCAATAAATTTAG GTTTACATTCTTGGGGTTGATAACTGGACTCTACTTCCTGTCCAACTCATTGTGGGGAGTCCTTTACGCCACAATTGTCAAGAAACAGAAGAAGTTAGCGTTGAAGAATCAAGCCAAAGACAATGCACAGGAAGGTAACGGAGTGAGCAATGGACATGCCAATATCAGCATCTCCAAGGACAAAGAAGACACAAACAAGGAGAGCACTATTTAA